A genomic stretch from Erigeron canadensis isolate Cc75 chromosome 9, C_canadensis_v1, whole genome shotgun sequence includes:
- the LOC122581771 gene encoding transcription factor MYB8-like, protein MVRSPCCEKDHTNKGAWTKEEDDRLVTYINAHGEGSWRSLPKSAGLNRCGKSCRLRWINYLRPDLKRGNFTPQEDQLILSLHAVLGNKWSMIASKLPGRTDNEIKNYWNTHIKRKLSLNQPTTTNVVNAIEEAKVVLEYPTQVKESTNSGGGGDFSSSTTSGISNEEFIPMVNMKMNVTQPEIDLELSIGLPIVRDLKPVVTGKMAPPVSTFSLYKEKISDECGGNLRISSDDHGLLYNNEHSISFGRFDFLSSRWR, encoded by the exons atggtgAGATCACCTTGTTGTGAAAAAGACCATACAAACAAAGGTGCATGGACCAAAGAAGAGGATGACCGTCTTGTTACATACATAAATGCTCATGGTGAAGGTTCTTGGAGGTCTTTACCCAAATCAGCCGGTTTAAACCGTTGCGGTAAAAGTTGTAGGTTAAGGTGGATTAATTACCTTCGTCCTGATCTTAAACGTGGAAATTTTACCCCTCAAGAAGATCAACTTATTCTTAGCCTCCATGCAGTTCTTGGTAACAA GTGGTCAATGATAGCATCAAAGTTACCAGGAAGAACCGATAACGAAATAAAGAACTATTGGAACAcacatataaaaagaaaattgtctCTCAACCAGCCTACCACTACAAACGTCGTAAACGCCATCGAAGAGGCAAAAGTAGTACTAGAATATCCTACGCAAGTTAAAGAATCGACAAacagcggtggtggtggtgattttagTAGTAGTACTACTAGTGGAATATCGAATGAGGAGTTTATACCAATGGTTAACATGAAGATGAATGTGACACAACCTGAAATTGATCTCGAGCTTTCAATTGGTTTGCCAATTGTTCGTGATCTGAAACCGGTGGTAACAGGGAAAATGGCACCACCGGTTTCTACGTTTTCTTTGTATAAAGAAAAGATTAGTGATGAGTGTGGGGGAAATTTGAGAATTAGTAGTGATGATCATGGTTTGTTGTATAACAATGAGCATAGTATTAGTTTTGGTAGGTTTGACTTTTTGTCAAGTagatggagatga